The following are from one region of the Hymenobacter sp. YIM 151858-1 genome:
- a CDS encoding glycosyltransferase family 2 protein, translating to MPKLTVVIPCYYNENNIAVTGQELIANERNFPADVTIEYVFVDDGSRDNTWQALVDFQRLMPERVILVKLAGNVGSYNAIVAGMAYATGDCIAVTTADLQDPPELLADMYRYWQQGFKLVLANRAAREETGMQRFFSNTFHALMKSIALSNVPSGGFDMVFFDKQLNEQVLQMKERNSNVFYLLVWLGYPFVNIPYTRRKREIGKSRWTLSKKVKLLVDSILSFSFFPIRLISVLGFLLGFGALLYALVVLALKLIGIHNPSGWTALMLVVLFVSSFQMIALGVIGEYVWRGLDAARSRPLYVVDQVLPYQAKQDFSGLRKDSGSASL from the coding sequence ATGCCAAAGCTTACGGTAGTAATACCCTGCTACTATAACGAGAACAACATTGCAGTTACAGGTCAGGAGCTCATTGCCAATGAGCGCAATTTTCCTGCTGATGTTACTATAGAGTATGTTTTTGTTGATGATGGGTCGCGTGATAACACTTGGCAAGCACTGGTTGATTTTCAACGCTTGATGCCCGAGCGGGTAATCCTTGTGAAGCTGGCGGGCAACGTTGGGTCATACAACGCCATTGTGGCCGGTATGGCTTATGCTACCGGTGACTGCATAGCCGTAACAACAGCTGACTTGCAGGACCCTCCTGAGCTTTTGGCGGATATGTACCGCTATTGGCAGCAAGGGTTTAAGCTGGTACTCGCTAACCGCGCAGCTCGTGAAGAAACGGGCATGCAGCGCTTCTTTTCCAATACCTTCCATGCGCTGATGAAGAGCATTGCATTATCAAATGTTCCCTCAGGGGGCTTTGATATGGTGTTCTTTGATAAGCAGTTAAATGAGCAGGTGCTGCAGATGAAGGAGCGTAATAGCAATGTCTTTTATCTGCTGGTGTGGTTGGGCTACCCGTTTGTAAATATCCCTTACACGCGGCGTAAACGCGAGATTGGTAAGTCGCGCTGGACCCTCAGCAAAAAGGTAAAGCTGCTGGTAGACTCCATTCTATCCTTCTCATTTTTTCCCATTCGGTTGATTTCCGTGCTTGGCTTCTTGCTTGGCTTCGGCGCTTTGCTCTATGCGTTGGTGGTGCTCGCGCTTAAGTTGATAGGTATCCACAACCCGAGCGGCTGGACTGCGCTTATGCTTGTGGTGCTGTTCGTGTCATCCTTCCAGATGATTGCCCTAGGTGTAATAGGCGAGTACGTGTGGCGTGGCTTGGATGCTGCGCGCAGTAGACCCTTGTACGTAGTGGACCAAGTGCTGCCTTATCAAGCAAAGCAAGATTTTTCAGGGCTAAGAAAAGACTCTGGCAGTGCCTCGCTATAG
- a CDS encoding UDP-glucuronic acid decarboxylase family protein codes for MEKKRVLITGGAGFLGSHLCDRFLAEGYHVIAMDNLVTGNLANIEHLFGKKDFEFYHHDVSKFVHVPGELDYILHFASPASPIDYLKIPIQTLKVGSLGTHNLLGLARAKKARIIIASTSEVYGDPDIHPQVEEYHGNVNPVGPRGCYDEAKRFQEAITMAYHNVHGVETRIVRIFNTYGPRMRLDDGRVLPAFLSQALKGEPLTVFGDGSQTRSFCYVDDLVDGIYRLLMSDYHMPVNIGNPAEITIKEFGEEIAKLAGVEFKPTFHPLPQNDPLKRRPDITKAKEILGWEPKVDRAEGLRRTLEYFQEAVTA; via the coding sequence ATGGAAAAGAAACGCGTACTAATTACGGGTGGAGCAGGCTTCCTGGGCTCCCACCTCTGCGACAGGTTTTTGGCCGAAGGTTACCATGTTATCGCCATGGACAACCTAGTGACGGGCAACCTCGCCAACATTGAGCACTTGTTTGGCAAGAAGGACTTCGAGTTCTACCACCACGACGTGTCGAAGTTTGTGCACGTGCCGGGTGAGCTGGACTACATCCTGCATTTCGCTTCACCGGCTTCGCCCATCGATTACCTGAAGATTCCAATCCAGACGCTGAAGGTAGGTTCGTTAGGCACGCATAACCTCCTAGGGCTGGCTCGGGCCAAAAAAGCGCGGATCATTATTGCCAGCACCAGCGAGGTGTACGGCGACCCCGACATCCACCCACAAGTTGAAGAGTACCACGGTAATGTAAACCCGGTAGGCCCACGTGGTTGCTACGACGAAGCCAAGCGCTTCCAGGAAGCCATTACCATGGCCTACCACAACGTACACGGCGTTGAGACGCGCATCGTACGCATCTTCAACACTTACGGCCCGCGCATGCGCCTCGATGACGGCCGTGTGCTACCGGCTTTCCTGAGCCAGGCGCTGAAAGGGGAACCCCTCACGGTATTTGGCGACGGTTCGCAAACCCGCTCCTTCTGCTACGTCGACGACCTGGTAGACGGCATTTACCGTTTGCTGATGTCGGATTACCACATGCCCGTGAACATTGGCAACCCGGCCGAAATCACCATTAAAGAGTTTGGCGAAGAAATAGCCAAGCTGGCAGGGGTGGAGTTCAAGCCAACTTTTCACCCTTTGCCACAGAACGACCCCTTGAAGCGTCGGCCGGACATCACCAAGGCAAAGGAGATCCTAGGTTGGGAGCCCAAAGTAGACCGCGCCGAAGGATTGCGTCGTACGCTCGAGTATTTCCAGGAAGCTGTTACTGCCTAA
- a CDS encoding ABC transporter permease: MLDLRLGEVWRYRDLVMLFVRRDFVSTYKQTILGPIWFFIQPLLTTVTYVIIFGNVAQLSTDGMPMLLFYMAGVTIWNYFAQTLTTTSTVFTANAHIFGKVYFPRLTMPLSIVVSNLVRFAIQLALFLGFWVYYLLTSDVVRPNALLLLTPILVVLMGLLSLGMGMVFSAMTTKYRDLSMLLGFGVQLFMYATPVIYPLSRVPAKYQWVIMANPVSAIVETFRYGFLGAGTFSWVHLAYSAAVTVLILLVGTVVFNKVEKSFTDTV, from the coding sequence TTGCTGGATCTGCGCCTGGGTGAGGTATGGCGTTACCGCGATTTGGTGATGCTATTTGTGCGTCGCGACTTTGTATCTACCTACAAGCAGACCATTCTCGGGCCGATCTGGTTTTTCATTCAGCCCCTGCTAACCACGGTCACCTACGTCATCATTTTTGGCAACGTAGCCCAACTCTCTACCGATGGCATGCCCATGCTGTTGTTCTATATGGCAGGGGTGACTATTTGGAACTACTTTGCCCAGACCCTAACTACCACCTCCACGGTATTCACCGCCAACGCCCACATCTTCGGTAAGGTATACTTTCCGCGCCTTACCATGCCGCTGTCCATCGTGGTATCCAACTTGGTGCGTTTTGCCATCCAGTTGGCCTTGTTTCTGGGCTTTTGGGTATACTACCTCCTCACTTCCGATGTGGTTCGGCCCAACGCGCTGCTACTGCTCACCCCGATATTGGTTGTGCTAATGGGCCTGCTTTCATTGGGAATGGGTATGGTATTCAGTGCCATGACCACCAAATACCGAGACCTTAGCATGTTGTTAGGCTTCGGGGTGCAGTTGTTCATGTATGCCACGCCCGTAATCTACCCGCTTTCTCGGGTGCCAGCCAAGTACCAGTGGGTCATCATGGCCAATCCTGTAAGTGCCATCGTGGAAACCTTCCGGTACGGTTTTCTAGGTGCCGGTACGTTTAGCTGGGTGCACCTGGCTTACAGCGCTGCCGTAACTGTGCTAATTCTGCTGGTGGGAACGGTGGTATTTAATAAAGTTGAGAAAAGCTTTACCGATACGGTGTAG
- a CDS encoding UDP-glucose dehydrogenase family protein: MKIAVVGTGYVGLVTGTCFAEVGIDVTCIDIDQRKIDNLKQGILPIYEPGLEEMVNRNVAAGRLHFSTSLAESIQDADVAFIAVGTPPGEDGSADLKYVLAVARGIGENLNRHCVVVTKSTVPVGTAAKVRKEIELALDKRSSDIEFDVASNPEFLKEGAAIDDFLKPDRIVIGVASERAEEVMRKLYKPFLLNGHPIIFMDIPSAEMTKYAANSMLATKISFMNDIANLCEIMGADVNKVRLGIGSDARIGNKFIYPGIGYGGSCFPKDVKALIKTAAENGYQMQVLKAVESVNEGQKSVLFTKVQQHFGSNLAGKHLAVWGLSFKPKTDDMREAPSLVIIEKLLEAGCTVTAYDPVAMKEAQHTLGNRINYAKDQLSALIDADALLVVTEWPEFRSPNFDVVGRLLKQRVVFDGRNIYDAEEMEKAGFAYHCIGIRTKHREPAAHQTA, encoded by the coding sequence ATGAAAATTGCAGTAGTAGGCACTGGCTACGTCGGCCTGGTCACCGGCACTTGCTTTGCCGAGGTAGGCATAGATGTTACGTGCATCGACATCGATCAACGTAAAATCGATAACCTGAAACAGGGCATTCTGCCCATCTACGAGCCAGGCCTCGAAGAGATGGTGAATCGTAATGTGGCGGCTGGCCGTTTGCATTTTTCTACTTCGCTAGCCGAAAGCATTCAGGATGCCGATGTGGCATTTATTGCTGTGGGCACACCGCCCGGCGAAGATGGATCGGCCGATTTGAAGTACGTGCTGGCCGTAGCCCGTGGCATCGGCGAAAACCTCAACCGCCATTGCGTGGTAGTAACCAAGAGCACGGTTCCGGTTGGTACGGCTGCCAAAGTGCGAAAAGAAATTGAGCTGGCACTTGATAAGCGCAGTTCCGATATCGAGTTCGATGTAGCTTCGAACCCGGAGTTCCTGAAGGAAGGCGCAGCTATCGACGACTTCCTGAAGCCCGACCGCATTGTCATCGGTGTAGCTTCGGAGCGGGCCGAGGAGGTAATGCGCAAGCTCTACAAGCCCTTCCTGCTCAATGGCCACCCGATTATCTTCATGGATATTCCGTCGGCCGAAATGACGAAATACGCTGCCAACTCCATGCTGGCAACCAAGATTTCGTTTATGAACGACATTGCCAACCTATGCGAAATCATGGGTGCCGATGTAAACAAGGTTCGCCTGGGTATCGGCTCCGATGCCCGCATCGGCAACAAGTTCATCTACCCCGGCATAGGTTACGGCGGCTCTTGCTTTCCCAAGGACGTTAAAGCCCTGATAAAGACGGCTGCCGAAAACGGCTACCAGATGCAGGTGCTTAAAGCGGTTGAAAGCGTAAACGAAGGCCAGAAGTCGGTGCTATTTACCAAGGTGCAGCAGCATTTTGGTAGCAACCTGGCCGGTAAGCACCTTGCCGTGTGGGGCCTGTCGTTCAAGCCCAAAACCGACGACATGCGCGAAGCTCCCTCGTTGGTGATTATCGAAAAACTGCTCGAAGCTGGCTGCACCGTAACTGCCTACGACCCCGTAGCCATGAAGGAAGCTCAGCACACACTTGGGAACCGCATCAACTACGCCAAAGACCAGCTATCGGCTCTCATCGATGCCGATGCCTTGCTGGTAGTAACCGAGTGGCCAGAATTCCGCTCGCCCAACTTTGATGTGGTGGGCCGATTACTGAAACAGCGTGTGGTGTTCGACGGGCGCAACATCTACGATGCCGAGGAAATGGAGAAAGCAGGTTTTGCTTACCACTGCATTGGCATTCGTACGAAACATCGCGAACCAGCCGCTCACCAAACCGCATAA
- the asnB gene encoding asparagine synthase (glutamine-hydrolyzing) — translation MCGITGLFAFTDSGRSSLAGLQAATDAIVSRGPDSQGHYVYDAVGLGFRRLAILDLSPCGNQPMTDESGRYTIVFNGEIFNFRELRAKLQRKGYTFKSHTDTEVILKLYITEGRGFLKKLNGFFGLAIYDKEENTLFIARDRMGVKPLLVYRDEDKLMFASEMKSLLALGVPRKLDYVALSHYLQLNYIPGPATIFKGVKKLLPGHYMFIRPDGKVVRKRWYKIPYDPKKVAKNRLSYEQQQAKLVELLDAAVARRLVADVPLGAFLSGGIDSSVVTALAARHTPHLNTFSVGFADEPFFDETKYANLVAKMHKTNHTVFSLTNNDMYEHLYHVLDYIDEPFADSSALAVSILSQRTREKVTVALSGDGADEMFAGYNKHMGEWQVRNPDWKAEAVTGLNLLWDALPKSRNSYLGNKVRQFQRFSRGMLAGPKDRYWDWATFVNEKDARNLLSAASRRKVSKKLADKRRRDILEHIHADGDLNEVLLTDMNLVLPYDMNTKVDLMSMANSLEVRSPFLDYKVVNFAFSLPVESKIDARMKKKIVQDAFRPMLPEELYKRPKHGFEVPLLKWFRNELRPLIEDDLLKDEFVEAQGLFSVDAVRELKQQLFSRNPGDVHARIWALIVFQHWWKRYMTPATTAGVRPSLISSASQS, via the coding sequence ATGTGTGGAATTACCGGACTTTTCGCCTTTACTGACTCCGGTCGGTCGTCGTTGGCTGGCCTGCAGGCCGCTACCGATGCCATCGTGAGCCGCGGCCCCGACTCGCAGGGCCACTACGTGTACGATGCCGTGGGGCTGGGTTTCCGCCGCCTCGCTATCCTCGACCTCTCGCCCTGCGGCAACCAGCCCATGACGGATGAGTCGGGGCGTTATACCATCGTCTTCAACGGCGAGATTTTCAACTTCCGCGAGCTGCGCGCCAAGCTGCAGCGCAAAGGCTACACCTTTAAGTCGCACACCGATACGGAGGTAATCCTGAAGTTGTACATCACCGAAGGCCGCGGCTTTTTGAAGAAGCTGAACGGCTTTTTTGGCCTCGCCATTTACGATAAAGAGGAAAATACCTTGTTCATAGCGCGCGACCGGATGGGGGTGAAGCCCTTGCTCGTGTACCGCGACGAGGACAAGCTCATGTTCGCCTCCGAAATGAAGTCGCTGCTGGCCCTGGGTGTACCGCGCAAGCTCGACTATGTGGCCCTGTCGCATTACCTGCAGCTGAACTACATTCCGGGCCCGGCTACCATTTTTAAGGGCGTGAAGAAGCTGCTGCCTGGCCACTATATGTTCATCCGGCCCGATGGCAAGGTGGTGCGCAAGCGCTGGTACAAGATTCCGTACGACCCGAAGAAAGTCGCCAAAAACCGCCTCAGCTACGAGCAGCAGCAAGCCAAGCTGGTGGAGCTGCTCGACGCGGCCGTGGCGCGCCGCCTCGTAGCCGACGTGCCCCTAGGTGCTTTCCTGAGCGGCGGCATCGACTCGTCGGTGGTAACGGCGCTGGCCGCCCGGCACACGCCGCACCTCAATACGTTCAGCGTAGGCTTTGCCGACGAGCCCTTCTTCGACGAAACCAAGTACGCCAACCTGGTGGCGAAAATGCACAAGACCAACCACACGGTCTTTTCGCTCACCAACAACGATATGTACGAGCACCTTTACCACGTGCTCGACTACATCGACGAGCCTTTCGCCGACTCTTCGGCGCTGGCCGTGTCCATCCTGAGCCAGCGCACCCGCGAAAAGGTTACGGTAGCACTTTCGGGCGACGGCGCCGACGAGATGTTTGCCGGCTACAACAAGCACATGGGCGAGTGGCAAGTGCGCAACCCCGACTGGAAGGCCGAAGCCGTAACCGGTCTCAACCTGCTGTGGGATGCCTTGCCCAAATCGCGCAACTCGTACCTGGGCAACAAGGTGCGGCAGTTTCAGCGCTTTTCGCGCGGCATGCTCGCCGGCCCCAAAGACCGGTACTGGGATTGGGCCACGTTCGTGAACGAGAAAGACGCGCGCAACCTGCTAAGCGCAGCCTCGCGCCGCAAAGTCAGCAAGAAGCTGGCCGATAAGCGCCGCCGCGACATCCTGGAGCACATCCACGCCGATGGCGACCTGAACGAGGTGCTGCTCACCGACATGAACCTGGTGCTGCCGTACGACATGAACACCAAGGTCGACCTGATGAGCATGGCCAACTCGCTGGAGGTGCGCAGCCCGTTCCTCGATTACAAAGTGGTCAACTTCGCCTTCTCGCTCCCCGTCGAAAGCAAAATCGACGCGCGCATGAAGAAGAAAATCGTGCAGGATGCTTTCCGGCCTATGCTGCCCGAAGAGCTGTACAAGCGTCCCAAGCACGGCTTCGAGGTACCGCTGCTCAAGTGGTTCCGCAACGAACTGCGTCCCCTAATCGAAGATGACCTGCTGAAAGACGAGTTCGTTGAAGCGCAAGGATTGTTTTCAGTCGACGCCGTACGCGAACTCAAGCAGCAGCTATTTTCACGTAACCCTGGCGACGTGCACGCTCGTATCTGGGCGCTCATCGTGTTTCAGCACTGGTGGAAGCGTTACATGACGCCAGCAACTACTGCTGGCGTCCGCCCTTCCCTGATATCTTCCGCTTCGCAATCCTAA
- a CDS encoding sugar 3,4-ketoisomerase, whose product MEKPYLITFPKLGTPEIGYISVTEQEKHIPFKVERVFWTYYTPESIVRGRHAHHATQQVLVAAAGRIIVTTEMPDGTVDVFRLEEPNIGLYVPPHAWHTMQYSHNAMQLVFASTHYSEADYIRNYDDFHRVWGNTNA is encoded by the coding sequence GTGGAAAAACCGTACCTAATTACGTTTCCTAAACTGGGAACTCCTGAAATTGGCTACATCTCTGTAACTGAACAGGAGAAGCACATTCCGTTTAAAGTTGAGCGTGTTTTCTGGACGTACTACACACCCGAGAGCATTGTTCGTGGGCGGCATGCGCATCACGCTACCCAACAAGTGCTTGTTGCGGCTGCTGGGCGCATCATCGTTACAACGGAAATGCCCGATGGTACTGTGGATGTGTTTCGCTTGGAAGAACCCAATATAGGTTTGTATGTGCCACCTCATGCTTGGCACACCATGCAGTACTCACACAATGCTATGCAGTTGGTGTTTGCTTCAACTCATTACAGCGAAGCGGATTATATCCGCAACTACGATGATTTTCATCGAGTGTGGGGTAATACTAACGCATAA
- a CDS encoding FAD-binding oxidoreductase, translated as MAQLLEEIQFGQLTPTLISAFEEIVGASHVLTPARLEEEEYARYGRDHTEDLAFRPDVVLRPANADELSRIMRLCHEHRIPVTPRGAGTGLSGGALPTHQGVVLSTERLNQILHIDERNLQATVEPGVINEVFQNAVKEVGLFYPPDPASKGSCSLGGNLAHSSGGPKAVKYGTTRDYVLNLEVVLPTGDIIWTAANTLKNSTGYNLTQLMIGSEGTLGIITKVVFRLLPYPQQNILMLVPFRQEEQAAEAVSAVFRAGIIPSGMEFMEREAIVWSSEYLQIPLALPDDVRAHLLIELDGQDLDQLYKEAEQVYAVLEHYDVGEILLADTAAQKDELWKIRRNIGNAVRYNSVYKEEDTVVPRAELPTLLKGVKDLGAQYGFKSVCYGHAGDGNLHVNIIRGELSDEMWHHGLQQPIRELFQLCVRLGGTISGEHGIGLVQRPYIGIALGEVQLNLMRGIKQVFDPHGIMNPGKIF; from the coding sequence ATGGCTCAGTTACTTGAAGAAATACAGTTTGGGCAGTTAACTCCAACTTTAATCAGCGCTTTCGAGGAGATTGTGGGTGCCAGCCATGTGCTGACTCCGGCACGCCTCGAAGAGGAGGAGTATGCCCGCTACGGCCGCGACCACACCGAAGACCTCGCGTTTCGGCCCGATGTGGTGCTGCGGCCTGCAAACGCTGATGAGCTTAGCCGTATTATGCGCTTGTGCCACGAGCACCGCATTCCGGTGACGCCGCGCGGGGCGGGCACGGGCCTGAGCGGTGGGGCGCTGCCCACGCACCAAGGAGTGGTGCTGAGTACCGAGCGCCTGAACCAGATTCTGCACATCGATGAGCGCAACCTGCAGGCCACCGTCGAGCCGGGTGTAATCAACGAGGTGTTTCAGAACGCCGTGAAGGAAGTAGGCCTGTTTTACCCGCCCGACCCGGCCAGCAAGGGCAGCTGCTCCCTAGGTGGCAACCTGGCCCACAGCAGCGGGGGGCCCAAGGCCGTGAAATACGGCACCACCCGTGACTACGTGCTGAACCTGGAAGTGGTGCTGCCCACCGGCGACATCATCTGGACGGCCGCCAACACCCTCAAAAACTCCACCGGCTACAACCTCACGCAGCTCATGATCGGCTCGGAAGGCACGCTGGGCATTATCACCAAAGTGGTGTTCCGGCTGTTGCCCTACCCGCAGCAAAACATCCTGATGCTGGTGCCTTTTCGGCAGGAGGAGCAGGCAGCCGAGGCCGTGTCGGCGGTGTTCCGGGCGGGCATCATCCCGTCGGGCATGGAGTTTATGGAGCGCGAGGCCATCGTGTGGTCGTCGGAGTACCTGCAGATTCCGCTGGCCCTGCCCGACGACGTGCGCGCCCACTTGCTCATCGAGCTCGATGGCCAGGATCTGGATCAGCTGTACAAAGAGGCCGAGCAGGTGTACGCCGTGCTCGAGCACTACGACGTGGGCGAAATCCTGCTGGCCGATACCGCCGCCCAAAAAGACGAGCTCTGGAAGATTCGGCGCAACATCGGTAACGCCGTGCGCTACAACTCGGTGTACAAGGAAGAAGACACCGTGGTGCCCCGCGCCGAGCTGCCCACTTTGCTGAAGGGCGTGAAGGACCTAGGCGCGCAGTACGGTTTCAAGAGCGTGTGCTACGGCCATGCCGGCGACGGCAACCTGCACGTGAACATTATCCGCGGCGAGCTGTCGGACGAAATGTGGCACCACGGGTTGCAGCAGCCCATCCGCGAGTTGTTTCAGCTGTGCGTGCGCCTCGGCGGCACCATCAGCGGGGAGCACGGCATCGGGCTGGTGCAGCGGCCCTACATCGGCATTGCCCTCGGTGAGGTGCAGCTAAATCTGATGCGGGGCATTAAGCAGGTGTTCGACCCGCACGGCATCATGAACCCCGGCAAAATTTTTTAG
- a CDS encoding C40 family peptidase produces the protein MSSLLLPILLLLASCQGTKKLNYRNGRYYSAQEIARMKAAERRGRPVAGSVSKTKIKTSSRMSSGGRKIVTHGPKRTSSPASVDRQLGTVIETARSYRGTPYKFGGTTRLGLDCSGLLNVSFGAAGIQIPRSSNEQAAWGDPIRPQDLQAGDLVFFGGSPGSNSITHVGLITEVSEDGVQFIHSSTSLGVVENALESDYYLSRFIKAVRPKL, from the coding sequence TTGTCGTCCCTGCTCCTGCCCATCCTTCTGCTTCTTGCCAGTTGCCAAGGTACCAAGAAGTTAAACTACCGCAACGGCCGCTACTACTCGGCTCAGGAGATTGCGCGCATGAAAGCCGCCGAGCGGCGCGGCCGCCCCGTGGCTGGCTCAGTCAGCAAGACCAAAATCAAGACCAGCTCGCGCATGAGCAGCGGAGGGCGCAAAATCGTAACCCACGGCCCCAAGCGCACGAGCAGCCCGGCATCCGTCGATCGGCAGTTGGGCACCGTCATCGAAACGGCCCGCTCTTACCGGGGCACCCCCTACAAGTTTGGTGGCACCACCCGCCTAGGGCTCGATTGCTCGGGCTTGCTGAACGTATCGTTTGGCGCGGCAGGCATCCAGATACCCCGCTCCTCCAACGAACAAGCCGCCTGGGGCGACCCTATCCGGCCGCAGGATTTGCAAGCCGGCGATTTGGTATTTTTTGGAGGTTCACCTGGCAGCAACAGCATAACGCATGTCGGCCTGATTACTGAAGTTAGCGAAGACGGCGTTCAGTTCATCCACTCTTCCACGTCGTTAGGTGTTGTCGAGAATGCTCTTGAAAGCGACTATTATTTGAGCCGCTTTATTAAAGCAGTAAGACCAAAGTTGTGA
- a CDS encoding acyl-CoA-binding protein — protein sequence MNLQNQMDLQQQFEAAVSQVNNLPGDQAAAHMTELYGLYKQATEGDHDTEKDVVGDDTPANPDGPQGMSQGQWEAWSKFKGMSEDDAKRQYVQRVQEIAGPAGEAATAITGIGQPATASQLEAGSRPASNPNEAGAPGTAKAPFENEGGVSAGGLRGDINDGAPYGGEDRLKTQQ from the coding sequence ATGAATCTGCAAAATCAAATGGACCTGCAGCAGCAATTTGAAGCTGCCGTTTCGCAAGTGAATAATTTGCCCGGCGACCAGGCCGCGGCCCACATGACGGAGCTATACGGCTTGTATAAGCAAGCCACCGAAGGCGACCACGACACCGAGAAAGACGTGGTGGGCGACGATACCCCCGCCAACCCCGATGGGCCCCAGGGCATGTCGCAAGGCCAGTGGGAGGCCTGGAGCAAGTTTAAAGGCATGAGCGAAGACGACGCCAAGCGCCAATACGTACAGCGCGTGCAGGAAATTGCCGGCCCCGCGGGCGAAGCGGCAACCGCCATTACCGGCATTGGGCAGCCCGCCACGGCTTCGCAGCTCGAAGCTGGCAGCCGCCCGGCCTCGAACCCCAACGAGGCCGGCGCCCCGGGCACGGCTAAAGCGCCCTTCGAGAACGAGGGCGGCGTATCGGCCGGTGGCCTGCGCGGCGACATCAACGACGGTGCTCCTTACGGCGGCGAAGACCGCCTGAAAACCCAGCAGTAG